The Xenopus tropicalis strain Nigerian chromosome 2, UCB_Xtro_10.0, whole genome shotgun sequence genome window below encodes:
- the apov1.1 gene encoding apovitellenin-1, whose product MATWYRSACAVALLVVVLIGILGETAGEGDRKGVTKRHIQRGWLALPDEIGTYLYNVVNATSPKAGEMLRDLGDKEWFIEARRLLLTSLMSVDYAVYESYKYIRKIWEP is encoded by the exons ATGGCCACGTGGTACAGAAGTGCATGCGCGGTGGCGCTCTTGGTCGTTGTGCTGATTGGGATCTTAGGAGAAACTGCTGGCG AGGGCGACAGAAAGGGGGTGACAAAGAGACACATCCAGCGCGGATGGCTGGCTCTACCCGATGAGATTGGGACGTATCTGTACAATGTAGTGAATGCAACTTCACCCAAAGCCGGAGAGATGCTCAGGGACTTGGGTGACAAAGAATGGTTCATAGAAGCCAG GCGACTCCTGTTAACGTCATTGATGTCAGTGGATTACGCCGTGTACGAGTCCTACAAATATATCAGAAAGATATGGGAGCCTTGA